AGGTATCACAAATTCACAAACAGGCATTACCCCTGTCATATGGTCGGTCGAATTTGCTTGACGTGACCGTGAACCGGCTAGTGATCCACCCTGTTGTCCCTCGACATTAGGACATGGAGATCTTGACACTCTTCTTTTTCGTCTCTGCCACAGCACAAAGCGTCGAAATTCTTTGCCGCAAACTGACAGCTCATACAAGCGCGCAAGGATGTTCATTCTCTATTGTTGCCTTGCTCGGTGGTGGCTCACGTTTGATTTACAGCAGCGCGGCAGCggttcttttttataaatatttttgattttcataaatgTATAAAAGTGGCCGTATCTTCAACTCGCCGAGTGAAGCGAGTAGTgggcagtaaaaaaatttatgcacgCCGCGCCGCTGCTTTCAAGTGCTTTTTCTCGGACTTCTTGGAAACTCGCTCTCCGCGTGATAGTTGTAAATGAGAATTTATTTGAGCGCAGGTCAAGGTGTGTAGCACTGCTGATGCACCGACAGCCTCAAATTTCTACTATTTCCCGGTCTTTCTGGCCGCTTCTCTGCAGGAGCACCGGTAAATTTGTGTTCATTAACGCGTGCGTTACAAACTcccataaaaacaaactcgtgttttagttttaaaacgcGTCAGATTTGCGCAACTTTTCGCTCAAgtcttttggaaatttcaagtGCTGCAAAGATAAGCGCTCGTCacgaaatcaataaaatcgcGCGTCATTCTCTGCTGTCCATCGCTCTTTCTGAGCACGCTCATCAGCTAAACCATAAATCTCGCGTTTGTGACGCTTGATTTGATTTCCACGGAACAGTTTCCACAGTTTTTGCCTTAATTAGGGATGCGTGAGCTTTACTTGGCGGAATCACGTGCGTCTGGCCGTTTTTTCCGCCGGACCGTCCTCACGCCCGATTGTTTTAAAAGCGGGAAATGCCGGAAAAAATCTCATAAGAGAGACATCCATGAGACAGAGTGCTCGAGTTAAAGCTGCGTGACGAATCTCGCTCGCAGGAAAACGCTTTTTTCGCCCTTTTTTCCCGCGGACCAAACGGACGTGCCGCTGTTTACGCAATGTGCGGATTGTTATGTTCAAGAGCGAGAGCAGCGTCTGACTCGACGCAAGAAAAAACCACGCATTTTTCAAACCCCGCGCTCGCCAGCACATGCGGTGATAATTCCCTTACAAACCGTGAAAGGTTACCTTGAGCAGAGCCGCGAGTTTTTCGATCAGGCAGTGACGTCACGCGATCGCACTATCTCTGTATTTCCATTGCGACGTGTATTGCCGACTGCGAGATGATGTGCCGGCGAGGGCGTGCGGATCGGGAGCTATTGCGAATTGCAATTTGCGGTTTATTGCATCTCGGGTGCCAATGTCGCGTGCACCAAGGCCGGCTTTGCCAGCAGCCCCAGATTAATTATTGCGtcgatttttgcatttaaatatagAAACTCTGTTATTCTCGCGAGCGAGAGGCTCAATTTTTTCCCGGCCGGAATGGAAACGCGCCGCCACCTCTCGTCTGCGGTTGGCTGCCAACTTTTCATCGCTCTCGCAAGAAAGCAGCTTTTGCCAAAAAGAAAACCTTCAAGTCAGCTGCTATCGTTTCGATTGCGGAGCTGGTATTACAAGACGTCGCCATTTTGTACAGAGAGCAGCAAGCACTGGGAAGAGGGAACTGGCTGAAGTCGAGTGAGTGTGGCTCCCAAGTTTTGCCAGAgggagaaattgattttcctaaAGTGGAAAGTGCTTGCTGCAAGCAAGGGCCGGCTGCAGCCGAAGCCGCCGCGCGCCCCACCAGCCGGCGGTGAATTTGGTCGGCCAGAGCGGCTGATCAGCAAAGCTGCCGCTCTTGTGCTCTGGCGAAAACTTTAACTCCTTGCAAAGTCTGGTAGTCTGCCGAATAAACACCATACACCGAGCTACACTTCCACATGTACGTGGCACGCACAACTTGGGCCAAAACTTTTTGACCTCGTTAATCTTTCAAGAGACTGCGCTGCGGCGTGAGCTCTTGATCTGGCGCGCCAATTCCGCGTCTGCCGTTCCAATTTTCGGCTCAGCCGTGAACTTGGGTGTTCTCTGGACGCTCACAAAGTCTCGATCGACGCACTCTAAATTAATCTGAAgaatcaagtttaaaaattgggCAGATTCCgctgaaatttggaaaatttaaaaatcttttgttcCTTTAAAAGTAATACTAACTCGGCgctctaaaaattttcaggattgtcctgatttgttgtatttttaatataatacattttaCCAAACCCACTTGGCGTACACAACACGTCAACCTTTGCAGAATTTTGCTGGTTTTCTAagcatcatttttctttcgaaACACCTTCGCTTGGCTGATAATGAAAtgtctgattaaaataaaatttatatgtgATAGCAATGACAGGCATTACAagtgctttttttaatatatcaaacttttgttttctaaaCAATGTTAAAGctatttattcttaaaattaaagtaatgCTTTTTAAACCAAGTCCCCGAAACAATATCCCATTCTATCCGCTCATGAGGATGTTTTGCTTGCGATCGAGTTTTCTTGAGAGTTTCAAGCTCATCCTGCGAGAAGCGTCGGTTATACGACTGGCAAGACAAGCCTTCCCGACAAACTGCATAAGCTCCAGGGGCTAACGTTTGCACTGTGACTGTTCGCAGGTGATTCCCTGATGGGTTCCGCGAGCGAAGAAGACGAGGATGAAGACTCAAAAACGACCTCTCTGCCCCCAGAGGCCAACAACAACTCGTCGAGCAACAACCACAACGTGCGGGGCGCGAGTCCCGGCGCCTCGCTGCTCGGCGGGATCGGCCCGGGCGACCTCAAGGTCGATCCCTCCCTCACAACCCCTGAGAAAGACTCCCTGAACGACTCTGAGGTACGTAGAATCAAAGTTTAAAGACttggaatttatttagtcCATGTTTATAGTGTTGTTGGCGTAACTGTTTAGTGAGAGATAaagttatgaaaataattttatttaacttattttcgaattaaaatttaaaatttcagttgcaCTTTCGCTGCTCTGCTTTTGATTTAGTAAGCCTTTAAAGGAGATGCACTTAAACAATCACTCTGAGGTGACGAATTAAGaatgtgttaattttttgttcgcaGGGATCGTTAGACGGCGATCCAGAAACGCGGGATTCGCAGACAGAGAACAAGAGCCCCGACGGCGACGGCGCGGTGGGCTCGAAAAGAAGAGGTCCCAGGACAACAATCAAAGCCAAGCAGCTggagattttaaaaactgccTTTTCTCAAACGCCCAAGCCGACGAGACACATTAGAGAGCAATTAGCCAAGGAGACTGGCCTGCCCATGAGAGTAATCCAGGTAAACTTTCCTTTCGTTTTGTCCCATTATCAAAAAGTGCGATGGGGGATGATCGTTATTATTTTCCGCAAGgcttaaaacttttttacaTCGATTCCCTTTATTCCTGACAAACGGGtggaaaaaaaactttgtcaaaGCGGCCTCGTTTTTATCGCGGGGGCCAGAGAGCAAAGGTGTGTGCACAGACGCACCGTTTGTTTCAATTACCCCCGTATTAACCCccggcgctgctgctgccactgCTGCGTCGCAGACGTGATAGAAATAACAAAGAGGGGATTTGCTGCCAGATTTTCGTTCCGTTCCTTTCACTAAAATTACACCTTTTGCGCTGCAGCATCGCCGGCGCCGATTTTATCTTTGGCTAGATCCTCGTGCTGCTGAAAAAAACGAATTAACTTAAGAAGGAAATTCTCTTTTAGACTGAATGAATGGAATGAGTCATAGTTCTGTTTGGTTGAATTTAAAcgtccattaattttttttactttctctgcaaaaaatctttaaaattccAGCAAGACAAACCCTTGCCCTAATTCAATAAGAGTCACTCATGACCAATCCTTTACATTCCATCAAATGTCTGAATAGTACAAATatcgaattttctttttgcaggTATGGTTCCAAAACAAACGGAGTAAGGAGCGCCGCCTGAAGCAGCTGACCTCGATGGGCAGGGGCCCGTTCTTTGGATCGACGCGTAAAATGCGCGGCTTCCCCATGAACATGAGTCCTGGCCTCGACGACGGCTCCGCTGGCCCCGGCTTTCCGTACTTCGCGGCAGCTGCtgcagcggcggccgcggccgcagACGGCAAGTTCCCGCCGGAATTCGGCTACCCCGGCCAAGGCTTCCACGACTTCTTCCCCGGCCAACCAGGCGGGGGACCACAGGGGCCACTCAACTTCCCTCCGcaaggtaaataaaattagcaactcttcaagaaaaaatacattcttaaaaaatgaactggaattaaatttcaattgtatAATGACTTTTGGTTCtgcttgtaaattatttagtcagacaaaatttggttaaactgattatttagattcaaatttttattttctgtgtatagagtattaatttaatttgatatcaactcaaattaaattaattaactaaaacacttaattaaatcaagtttttCACTCCAACACAACAATCATACAcaaaatttgaagtaaaatatcatatttaggAGAAATTACGGATTCACTGTAGcaaaattgctgaaatttaAGTATGGAGCCGAATTTCATAGCTTCTTTAGAGTAAAATCCTATATTcataactaaaattaatttcactacATTTTGCAAgttgcaaattattaaatcaaactgTTTTGCCATTTTGCAGGAATGGTTCCTGGTGGAATGGAAGGCGGCCCTGGTCCCATGTCGGGCCCCATGCCCGGCGAGTTCGGCCCCATGAACCCCAACAGCGACCCCTCTTTCTTGCAACAGGGTGACCTCATGTCGCAGCGGTCCAGTCCAGAGTATATTACTCCAGGTATGTTTCATGCTCTGTTTTACGTTTCCTTTTGACACAATTTCGCATGCCGGACCTGCTGACGTTTATTGATTGACTTCAGCTCGCCAATAAATCACGCCGATTCCGGCTGAACGCTCTTCGCGTTTCAGAGGAAATATAAAAGCCGGCAGCACTGGATTGAATTCCGCGCGGCATTAATGAATTCAATTAAGGCAGCTCGCGGGGGGTCTCGCCGTGGCCGCTGAGTGTGCTTGTTTGTTGTCTGCGCTGCGCTGGGCTGTGTGTGATAATGACGAGCCTAACGACCAAGACGACAAGAAAAAAGCGGCGTGTCATGCAACATTTGCTCGGTCGCATTTATTTGTACACGCGTTTTGTTTGTTCTCTCTTTCGGAAACGCGAGCCAGCAAGAGAGAGATGATGCCCTCTCATGAGTAGCTCGACTTCTTAACGTCTCTTTGGCAGCAACtaatgtttcaattaattcgaattgagcttgattttgtttttaaatcgttatttcaattttcatcgcTATATGAATgtcaaagttttttaaaagtttcagtCAGTTTTTATTATCAGTGATGCCAATGTTGTATTAAGAGTATTTAATAgtgacttttttattgaaagaagagtaggcatttaatttaaatctatttcaCAGCTTCGATTGCCAATATAATATGCTTGAGTGCTTCATTCTTCATTAAACCTTTCacaacataatatattttcattgagaATAATTGCAACAAATTAAGGAAATGTTGGTTCGGTGCACAAAAATTGTTCTCAGCTTGTGCGGTGTGTCCAGTCGATATAGTGTGGCACGCGCGTGGGCCAAATTAGACTGTCAGAGGTTTGATTCGGAGACCACAGGGATTGGTTAATCAGAGTTAACGGGGCGGACCGAGATCAAATGCGTGGCTCACTCTCCAAGTAACGCTCCGTCGGCACCAAAACTCGGCACTCTCTTGttgtatttttgtattaaatgcGCGCTCGCGGAATGAGAATTCCGTTCCGCAGATAGCTAGAGGCGATAAATCAGCGCTGACTATTTGCCGGCACCTGCTACGAAATGTGTCAAAACGAGAGGAgcaatattgaattaaaaattaattgaattccttGTGTTTCAGGCTACTCGGACTTTGGCTAAAAGCAAGTGAGAAGAGGGCGAAAGAGACCTACCTTTTTATTAAACGGATAATTAGCTCTAATGTGTGTAAATAGCTGAATGCTGATACGAGATCTGTTGAATGTGCGTCTGCAATTAAATGTGATTACAAGAGATATTAATATTAGACAATTATTGATTATGATACAGCTATTATTACATCACAGACAACCACACAGACACTCTCGATATtactgaattaaattacaaacaaattaCACTATGGCTactgtattaaaatttatacaagGCCGATCGAGGACCTTGGCGATTTGgaacaaaaatgaatgaatttaataggAACTTCAAAGTGCGCATAGCTAGCTGCATAATTAAGTGTGCCAAAAAGTTTACGAGAACCATCTCTTTCACACACGCAAACTAATGACAAATctatattgaaaaaaagatgaaattctGTAGTTGCGAACAGCGCGACTCTTGATTTTGTTAGTTTGTTTATAGTCCCGTCAGATGCGACGCAGTTTTGTTCTCAttgttgaaaaagaaaaaaaagaaattgtgaACAGCGGTCGTCACCTTTGATCGGATTATGTATGTGAAATTCCCTGTTTTGAATAAGAGCATTTATACGATTGTGAATATATACACGACATGTTGGCAGAGTTTTATGTATATTACATAAGGGATCGACCTATTCACACGCAAAAACGTTCTTTTGTGTTTTACCTACATTTGGTCTTCTGTCTCCTTTCCTATTGTGTAACACCTGATGATGGAGGTTTTTGTCATCGTTTTGATGACGATATCATGTACATATCTGCGCTACCCTCAGAATAAAATCaaggcaaataatttaaccatCTTTCATTTCTCTCTCCTGTATTAAGTTATAAGGAAAGATTGGTCTTTAAACAAAGGAAGAAAGATCGTAAATTAATTGAGATCAAATATTCAACACAGATTCATTCTGATTGTTTTCCCCACCTTTTAAGATGAatgacgaaattttaaaatcgagaCTGCGAATCTTATTTGGCTGCgacgttaattaaaaaaaatattttaaggacAACTCAAATTGTCATCACGACAGCtagaaagtgaaaaaataaaaaatggacatTGACTGTTGTTTTTCCAGTTTGACTTTACTCGagaacgaaaaaattaaattaaaaaactaacttTATGAACATAGTGTATCACACAGCATGATCATTTAACAAGGATCGTATTTTATCATGCCCCGTTAGGAGAAGAGTTGAATTTCATAGAATCGTCTGTTTGAGGCGATAGGCGTTTGATGCCAAACACTTGAGACTATTTATATAGAGAAACTTATaacttattttgaaaagttaGCAGCatctatgcaacctgcttgacGCACAAACTAGGGCGTAAAATTCCGTCAGATGACTCTGCTCTACAGTGCGTGCAGAACAGACGTAATTTGAGGTTATAGACTAGCGATGAGACGCACCGAATctcttctttttaataattagcaaaatttggcATAAATGATCTCCAAAttctttaaagaaattaaatcgaaCTTACTTCGTTTTTCAAACTGGGTTTCTAATCAATAAACATTAACCTATTGAacgcaaatttaaacaattgagTTCACTTCCATAGAGGGCTATACGTGAACTATTCAAGTGATAATttataaagcaataaaaaaatatttatgaattagGATTTCCTTAAATTAAGGAAGTATAGCATCTCACTTAATCCATGCAGGGgagaaaatgtaataaatcGAAATACTCTCTGTAATGATACACAAATGAAATACTTGCGATGCCCTTTATTACAGCTTTCATCAAGTACGCAGTTAGTTTTGAAATCTTTAGCAGATGACTGCCTTTAAAAAGCCCcgaatttaacaaaaataaattcagaggCTCATCTGGAGTCTGTGACCAAGAAAAACATCTCCCAAAGAAAACACTGTACACATTTACGCgctcaacaaaaaatttacaaacgtgaaataaaagtcattttaaagtttaattatgATCATCTTGAACGACGCTGCTTGAAACTAATTACACATATAATACGGGTGGCAGGGGAATTGAGCAAAGTATCACTCATcaaagaagaattaaaaatacacagagTCAAGTGAAAAGCAAGGTGAAAAAGCAAAAGTTGCATCGTTTTTCATAAGTTTTCTGtagtttaatttctttaatccATTCCATATGAAATGCTAGTTTGAGAATCGTCTGACAACA
The nucleotide sequence above comes from Cloeon dipterum chromosome X, ieCloDipt1.1, whole genome shotgun sequence. Encoded proteins:
- the LOC135945783 gene encoding LIM/homeobox protein Lhx1-like, translating into MAREASGAAVLLVAKGDKVEFGSALIRPGPEGPDSARGRLRAAAAAVLPESRHGQCCGNARRERTKRHTRNRKKPEEPIRRAIEKAVFGVLDFSTGRTSTKRLQRGLAAGNELAGAGVVINPVCILRDKLGTVTQQQPNTTLSPYFHHHQLGYPAAGGLGGGPRAAAALHSAAAAAACNMITLCAACDKPILDKFLLNVLDRAWHDECVQCYDCHAHLTDKCFSREGKLFCRTDFYRRYGTKCGGCLQGISPSDLVRKARGKVFHLNCFTCLICRKQLSTGEELYVLDDNKFICKDDYLSGKSSQGDSLMGSASEEDEDEDSKTTSLPPEANNNSSSNNHNVRGASPGASLLGGIGPGDLKVDPSLTTPEKDSLNDSEGSLDGDPETRDSQTENKSPDGDGAVGSKRRGPRTTIKAKQLEILKTAFSQTPKPTRHIREQLAKETGLPMRVIQVWFQNKRSKERRLKQLTSMGRGPFFGSTRKMRGFPMNMSPGLDDGSAGPGFPYFAAAAAAAAAAADGKFPPEFGYPGQGFHDFFPGQPGGGPQGPLNFPPQGMVPGGMEGGPGPMSGPMPGEFGPMNPNSDPSFLQQGDLMSQRSSPEYITPGYSDFG